Below is a genomic region from Vibrio cortegadensis.
ACAATAACAAGAGTGACGTATCTAATGGAGCAGTCTCAAATGGAACAGTCTCTTTTTTCTAAAGTCGGAAAATTTACCGATGCAATTGAGGAAACTCTGATTGCATTCTTTTTAGGTGCAATGACCTTACTAACTTTTGCCAACGTAGTTTTTCGCTATGTTTTCAACGGCAATATTCTATGGGCGTTGGAGCTAACCGTATTTATGTTTGCGTGGATGGTTTTGGTCGGCGCATCTTATGGTGTTAAGAAGCACTTTCATATTGGGGTGGACGTGGTTATCAACATGGCCCCTGATAAATTACGAAAGGCCTATGCAGTGATTGCAGTAACGAGTTGTTTGGCCTTCTCTGTTTTGCTGCTAATCGGTTCTTGGAATTATTGGTATCCGTTTGCAACAGAACGCGCTTGGTATGAAACCGATGACATCCCAATGCCAGAGATGCTGCAATTTATGTCGGACTGGTTAAATGAAGGCGAACGTTACGAAAAATTGCCGCGATTTATTCCTTATATGGCACTGCCTATTGGTATGGCTCTGCTTACGTTTAGATTCACGCAAATTGCTTTCCAAGTTTTCACTGGCAAATTAGATCGAATGATCGCAGGTCATGAAGCGGAAGAGGGCTTAGAAGCATTGAAAGCGCAAGTCTTGGAAGGAAGCGATGAAGATGCGACCTCACCTCTAAAGTCGAACGGTAAGGAGAAGTAGACCATGGCAATGTTATTTCTATTTTTGATGGTAATTGCGTTCATGCTAGTCGGTGTGCCAATTGCTATATCGCTAGGTCTATCGAGCATGATCTTCCTATTGATGCACTCAGATGCCTCTTTAGCGTCGGTCGCTCAAACCCTATTTAATGCATTTGCTGGCCACTACACACTATTAGCGATTCCATTCTTTATTTTGGCCTCTAGTTTTATGTCTACTGGTGGGGTAGCAAAGCGTATTATTCGTTTTGCTATTGCAATGGTCGGTTGGTTCCGCGGTGGTCTTGCAATGGCTTCTGTTGTCGCATGTATGATGTTTGCAGCCTTATCAGGGTCATCACCAGCGACGGTTGTCGCAATCGGTAGTATCGTGATTGCCGGAATGGTGAAGAACGGTTACTCAAAAGAGTTCGCGGCAGGGGTTATCTGTAACGCGGGTACATTAGGGATCTTGATTCCACCTTCTATCGTGATGGTTGTTTATGCCGCTGCGACGGATGTATCGGTTGGTCGTATGTTCCTTGGTGGCGTGATCCCTGGGCTACTCGCGGGTGTCATGTTGATGATTGCTATCTACATTGCAGCACGAATTAAGAACATTCCGGCTCAACCCTTCGTCGGATGGGGAGAAACCTTCGCTGCGGCTAAAGATGCGAGTTGGGGACTGCTGTTAATTGTTATTATTCTTGGTGGTATCTACGGCGGTATTTTCACGCCAACAGAAGCGGCGGCAGTTGCGGCGGTGTATGCGTTCTTTATCGCAAACTTCATCTATAAAGACATGGGACCGTTTGCTGATAAGAAAAACACCAAGCCAGCCTTAGTGAAAATTGTCCAAACCTTTGTCCATAAAGACACCAAAGATACGCTTTATGAAGCGGGTAAATTGACGATAATGCTGCTGTTTATTATCGCTAATGCACTGATTTTAAAACATGTACTGACGGAAGAACGAATTCCTCAGATGATCACGGAATCAATGCTCTCTGCGGGTCTAGGCCCAATTGCATTCTTGATTGTGGTGAACGTGTTATTGCTGATTGGTGGTCAATTCATGGAGCCATCAGGTTTGTTGATCATTGTCGCGCCGTTAGTCTTCCCAATTGCGATTGAACTGGGTATCGACCCGATTCACCTTGGTATTATGATGGTGGTGAATATGGAAATCGGGATGATAACCCCACCTGTTGGACTCAACCTCTTTGTGACCGCTGGGGTGGCGAAGATGTCGATGATGAATGTAGTGAAAGCGGCACTTCCGTGGGTTGGTGTTATGTTCCTATTCCTCATGATCGTGACTTACGTTCCTTGGGTTTCAACATGGCTACCAACAACATTAATGGGGCCTGAAATCATCACGAAGTAGCTAAGTAGCTAAGTAGCTAAGTGGCTAAGCAGCTAAGCAGTTAGGTAACTAATCACTGAGTAGGACAAAAGTTACGAGTAAATAAGTCCACTCAAATTTATAGCTTAGATAGCAAATAAAAAAATGCCCCGCCAAATTGGTGGGGCTAAGAGTATCTAGGACAGTAGGAATAAAGCACTAATAAGGACAATATTCGGGGGGTGTCTTCGCGGGGTTATTGCAGTCAAAATACTATTTAAGGCAGTGGATAAATAACGTGTAAGACTCAAAAGTAATAACCGATTTCGCTTTGATGAGTTAATACTAGCGGGAGAAAGATGAATATAATGTGAAAATAATATTCATCTTTATGTTTATAGAAAATTAGTCATTCTTATAGCGATCTTTATCCAAATTGTAGCGCTGCATTTTGTCATATAAGGTTTTGCGAGCAAGATTAAGCCGTGACATCGTATCTTTAATACTGCCTCCACACTCAATCAGAGCTTGTTCTATGGCTGATTTTTCAAACTCTGATACTTGGTCAATCAGACTCTGTTGCGCGAGTGAGGAGCAGGATTGTTCTCCAAGTTGAGCGAGTTTTCCAAGCAGTACGAAACGCTCGGCGGCATTACGTAATTCTCTCACATTCCCCGGCCAGTCATGGCTAAGCAGTGCTTGGAGATCGGATTGAGGTAGTGCGGTCGCTGTCTTTCCATATCGGGAAGCTGCGACCAACAAAAAGTGGTGAAAAAGTGCCGGGATATCCTCTTTTCTCTGTCTTAAAGGGGGCAAGTCTAGGGTGACGACATTGAGTCGATAATAGAGATCTTGCCGAAATGAACCTTCAGCCGACGCTTGTTTTAAATCGACTTTAGTCGCGGCAACCACTCTGATATCTAACGGGACAAGATTGTTTGAACCTACACGCTCAATGACCCTCTCTTGCAGTACTCGAAGTAGTTTAATTTGAGCTTGCATTGGCATGGATTCAATTTCATCAAGGAAGAGCGTTCCACCTTGTGCATATTCAAATTTTCCTATTCGCTTACTATCTGCACCTGTAAAAGCGCCTTTTTCATGACCATAAAGTTCGCTCTCTATTAGGTTTTCCGGTACTGCCCCGCAGTTAACCGCCACGAAATTTTGCTCCCTTCGGCTGCTCTGTTCATGCAGCGAACGCGCGATTAGTTCTTTGCCCGTTCCTGTTTCACCGAATAACAGAATATCGGCACTGGTATCAGCAATGTGGGTGATGGTATCGCGCAAAACTTGAATGCTCTCAGTGTTACCTATGATACGTGGGCCTAGCGCCTGACTGGCTTTCAAGGTTCGCTTGAGCTGTTGGTTTTCTATGGTGAGTTGGCGTTTTTCAATCGCACGTTTTACCGTATCAATTAAATGTTCAGGTGCGAATGGTTTTTCAATGAAGTCGTAAGCGCCATCATGCATCGCTTGAACAGCCATTGAAATGTCACCATGGCCTGTGATCAAAATAACGGGTAGCTCTGGATCTTTGTATTTGATCGAGTTGAGCAAGTCTTGCCCTGAAATCCC
It encodes:
- a CDS encoding sigma-54-dependent transcriptional regulator, with the protein product MCHVFFIDDESDLRHAIEQSFELADIEARFFPDAEEALLAADKDGLPHVVVTDICLPGISGQDLLNSIKYKDPELPVILITGHGDISMAVQAMHDGAYDFIEKPFAPEHLIDTVKRAIEKRQLTIENQQLKRTLKASQALGPRIIGNTESIQVLRDTITHIADTSADILLFGETGTGKELIARSLHEQSSRREQNFVAVNCGAVPENLIESELYGHEKGAFTGADSKRIGKFEYAQGGTLFLDEIESMPMQAQIKLLRVLQERVIERVGSNNLVPLDIRVVAATKVDLKQASAEGSFRQDLYYRLNVVTLDLPPLRQRKEDIPALFHHFLLVAASRYGKTATALPQSDLQALLSHDWPGNVRELRNAAERFVLLGKLAQLGEQSCSSLAQQSLIDQVSEFEKSAIEQALIECGGSIKDTMSRLNLARKTLYDKMQRYNLDKDRYKND
- a CDS encoding TRAP transporter small permease, with product MEQSQMEQSLFSKVGKFTDAIEETLIAFFLGAMTLLTFANVVFRYVFNGNILWALELTVFMFAWMVLVGASYGVKKHFHIGVDVVINMAPDKLRKAYAVIAVTSCLAFSVLLLIGSWNYWYPFATERAWYETDDIPMPEMLQFMSDWLNEGERYEKLPRFIPYMALPIGMALLTFRFTQIAFQVFTGKLDRMIAGHEAEEGLEALKAQVLEGSDEDATSPLKSNGKEK
- a CDS encoding TRAP transporter large permease, which encodes MAMLFLFLMVIAFMLVGVPIAISLGLSSMIFLLMHSDASLASVAQTLFNAFAGHYTLLAIPFFILASSFMSTGGVAKRIIRFAIAMVGWFRGGLAMASVVACMMFAALSGSSPATVVAIGSIVIAGMVKNGYSKEFAAGVICNAGTLGILIPPSIVMVVYAAATDVSVGRMFLGGVIPGLLAGVMLMIAIYIAARIKNIPAQPFVGWGETFAAAKDASWGLLLIVIILGGIYGGIFTPTEAAAVAAVYAFFIANFIYKDMGPFADKKNTKPALVKIVQTFVHKDTKDTLYEAGKLTIMLLFIIANALILKHVLTEERIPQMITESMLSAGLGPIAFLIVVNVLLLIGGQFMEPSGLLIIVAPLVFPIAIELGIDPIHLGIMMVVNMEIGMITPPVGLNLFVTAGVAKMSMMNVVKAALPWVGVMFLFLMIVTYVPWVSTWLPTTLMGPEIITK